The nucleotide sequence GGAGCACGCGTTCACGGTCGAACTCGCAGCGCGCGAAATCCCGGTCGTCGCGCCGCTGCAGTTGCACGACGCGACGCTGCTCCATCACGCCGGCTTTCGCTTCGCGGTCTACCCTAAGCAGGGTGGCCGCCCGCCCGAGTTCGATCGCGCCGGAACGCTGGAACGCATGGGGCGGTTTCTCGGTCGCATCCACGCGGTGGGCGCCCAGGGTCGTTACGCGCACCGGCCGACGCTCGATCTCGCGAGCTTCGGCTTGGCGTCACGCGACTTCCTGCGCGCCGGGCAGTGGCTGCCTGGCGGACTGCGCGCCGCCTGGGACAGCGTCGTCGAGCATGCGCTGACGAGCGTCGCGCACTGCTACGAACGCGCGGGGGCGGTCCGCGCGATCCGCCTGCACGGCGACTGCCACGCCGGCAACGTGCTGTGGACCGACGGGGGGCCGCATTTCGTCGACTTCGACGACAGCCGCATGGGTCCGGCTGTGCAGGATCTCTGGATGCTGCTCGCCGGCGAGCGCGACGAGCAGCAGGCGCAGATGAACGCGGTCCTCACGGGCTACGAGGACTTCATGGAATTCGACACGCGCGAACTGCATCTGATCGAGGCGCTCAGAACGCTGAGGCTGATCCACTACGCCGCGTGGCTCGCGCGGCGCTGGGGCGACCCGGCTTTTCTGGCCGCGTTTCCATGGTTCAATACCGAGCATTACTGGCAGGCGCGCATCCTCGAATTGCGCGAGCAGATCGCGCTCATGGACGAGCCGCCGCTGGTGGCGTGAAAAAGGGCAAGGTATGTGCGGCATAGCAGGTGAATTGCGGTTCGACGACAGGGCGCCCGATGCGGCGACGATGACGCGCATGCTCGCGCGGCTCGCCCGCCGCGGACCCGACGCGGAAGGCCAGCACGCAGCGGGCCCTCTGCGGCTTGGCCACCGCCGGCTCGCGATCATCGACCTCTCGCCGCGCTCGGCGCAGCCGATGGTCGACGCCGCGACCGGGACGGCGCTCGTGTTCAACGGCACGATCTACAACTATCCCGAACTGCGCGCCGAGCTCATCGCGCTGGGCCACGCCTTCCATTCCGACGGCGATACCGAGGTCATCCTGCGCGCCTACCTCGAATGGGGCGAGCGCTGCGTCGAGCGGTTGCACGGCATGTTCGCGTTCGCGATCTGGCACCGCGACGAACTCTTCCTCGCGCGCGACCGGCTCGGCATCAAGCCCCTCTATTACAGCGAAAACGCCGGCAGCCTGCGCTTCGCCTCGACGCCGCAGGCCTTGCTCGCCGCGGGCGAGGTCGACACCGGGCTCGACGCCGTCGCCCTGCATCACCTGTTCACGCTGCACGCCGTCGTGCCGGCGCCGCGCACGATCCTCAACGGCGTGCGCAAGCTCGCTCCGGGGACGACGCTGACCGTTAATCTACGCGGCGAGTTGCGCCACCGCAGTTACTGGAGCCTGCACGCGCAACGTCCGGCCGAAACCAGGAGCGAAGCCGAGTGGACCGACGCGATCCACGACGCGCTGCGGCGCGCGGTGCAGAAACGCATCGAGATCGCCGACGTCAAGGTCGGCGTGCTGCTTTCCGGCGGACTCGATTCGAGTCTGCTCGTCGCGCTGCTCGCCGAGCTCGGCGTCTCCGACCTCATGACCTTTTCGGTCGGCTTCGAGGACCATCCCGAGGAGCGCGGCAACGAATTCGAATACTCCGACCCGGTCGCGGCGATGTATGGCACGCGGCACCACAAGTATCTGATCCCGAATTCGGAAGTGCTGCGGCGTCTGCCCGAGGCCGTCGGCGAGATGTCCGAGCCGATGTTCGCGCAGGACGCGGTCGCCTTCTACCTGCTCGCCGAGCAGGTCAGCAGGACCGTCAAGGTCGTGCAGAGCGGCCAGGGCGCCGACGAGGTGTTCGGCGGCTACTTCTGGTATCCGCGCATGGCGGCCGAGGCCGAAGGCAGCGCGCTCGACCGCTTCCGCCGCCATTATTTCGACCGCGACCACGCCGAGTTTCTCGAACTCGCCGACCCGCGCTACCACGGACCCGATTACACCGGCGAGCTCATCGCCGCGCGTCTCGCGGAACCTTTCGCCGACGAATTCATCGACCAGGTATTGCGGACGGACACGACGATGCTGATCACCGACGACCCGGTCAAGCGGGTCGACAACATGACGATGGCCTGGGGGCTCGAGGCGAGGGTGCCGTTCCTCGACCACACGCTCGTCGAGCTCGCGGCGACGATGCCGCCCGCGATGAAGCTCGCGTCCGAAGGCAAGCACGTGTTGAAGCGCATCGCGCGCGGCCGCGTCCCGGACGCCGTGATCGATCGCAAGAAAGGCTATTTCCCGATGCCGGCACTCAAATACGTACGCGGCGAGTTTCTCGACTTCATGCGCGACATCCTCGATTCACAGGCCTGCCGCCAGCGCGGCCTCTACCGGCGCGCCTACGTCGAGCACCTGCTCGACGCGCCCGAACAGCATCACACCCGCATCCAGGGCAGCAAGCTCTGGCATCTCGCGCTGCTCGAATACTGGCTGCAGACGCATGTCTGAGTCGCGGGCGCGTACCTTTGCCGCGAGGCTGCGCGCGGCGCGGCCCGACATTGCCGCGGCGCTCGCGGTCGTCGTCGCGCTCGCGTTCCCGGCGCACGCCGAGGAGACCGATTTCGACACCTGGCTCGCGGCATTTCGCGACGAGGCACAGGCGCAGGGCATCTCGCCGGCCACGCTGGCCAGCGCGCTCGACGGTATCGAGCCGGTCGAACGCGTGATCGAGCTCGACCGCCGCCAGCCTGAATTCCTGCAGACCTTCGCCGCCTATCTGGCGCGGCGCGTCACGTCGGAACAGGTCGACCGCGGCCAGACGATGCTGGAGGCGCACGCGGATCTGTTCGACGCGGTCGAAACGCGCTACGGCGTCGCGGCCAACGTGCTCGCCGCGTTCTGGGGTCTGGAAACGCGTTACGGCGCGTTCAAGGGCGGCCTCAACATTCCCGCGAGCCTCGCCACCCTCGCCTACGACGGCCGTCGCAGTGCCTTCTTTCGCAAGGAACTGCTCGATGCGCTGCGCATCATCGACGCGGGGCACGTGACCGCGCCCGAGATGAACGGCTCGTGGGCCGGCGCCATGGGGCACATGCAGTTCATGCCATCGACGTTTCGCGCCTACGCGGTCGACGCCGACGGCGACGCGCGCATCGACCTCTGGCAATCGCTGCCCGACGCGATGAATTCGGCGGCGAATTACCTGAGCCGTGCCGGTTGGCGCAGTGGCGAGCCCATCGCGGTCGAGGTCACGCTGCCGCCCGACTTCGATCTGCGTAAAGCCCGGGCCGGCCATCGCCAGCCGGTCGCGGACTGGGCCGCCGCCGGCGTGCGCGCCGCATCGGGATGCACGCTGCCGCAGGTGAACGGCAAGGCCGGGATTGTCCTGCCGCAGGGGTGGGAGGGGCCGGCCTTCATGGTGTTCGACAACTTCGACGTCGTGATGCGGTGGAACCGCTCGGTCAGCTACGCGCTGACGGTCGCGCAACTCGCCCAGCAACTCGCGGACGGCGACGGCCTCGTGCATCCGGCGGTCGAGGAAGCGGCGCTCAGCCTCGTGCAGGTGAAACTGCTGCAGCAGGCGCTCAACGAGCTCGGCTTCGACGCCGGCGAACCGGATGGCGTGCTCGGGCCGCAGACGCAGGCCGCGCTGCGCCGCTATCAGGTCGTGCATGCACTGCCGGCCGACGGCTACCCGGGCAGTGCCGTCATGGCCCACGTCGCACGGACCCACGCGGCCGCGTTCCCGCGCGCCGAGCCCGAACCGGAAGCGGAGCCGCCGAGCTTCGACGTCAACCCGCACTGAACGAGGACGGCGAGCTGTGCTATTTTTTCCCCGTTGGAGACGGACTGGAGGGCGGAGTGAGCGAAGCGCGCAACGTTTTGGGTGGGCTGCTGCAGGTATGCAGCGCGTCGCCGCTGACCGGATTCACGCGTGAAGGCGTCTGCCACACCGGCCCGCACGACGTCGGCAGCCACACGGTTTGCGCGCAGATGACCGAGGCGTTTCTCGACTATGCGCTGCAGTGCGGCAACGACCTCGTCACGCCGGCGCCCGAGCACGACTTTCCCGGGCTCAAGCCGGGCGACCGCTGGTGCCTGTGCGCGGTGCATTGGCTCGACGCCGCCGAGGCGGGTGTCGCGCCGCCGGTGATCCTCGACGCGACCCACGAGCGCGCGCTGGCCGGGATCGCGCTCGGCGATCTCAAATATCACGCGCTGCGCTATCCCGATTATCCGGGCCCGGACGACGCCGGCGCATGACGCTGCAATGCTGGAAATGCGGCGCGAGTCTCGCCGGCCTGCTGTTGCCGCTAGCTCGCGGCGAGACCTGCCCGAGCTGCCGCAGCGCGCTGCACGTCTGCCGCATGTGCCGGCATTTTGATGCCCATCGTCCCGGGCAGTGCCGCGAACCGAGCGCGCGCCGCGTCGCCGACAAGACGCACGCGAACGACTGCGGCGCCTTCGTCCCGCGGCCCGAAGCCTACAAGGGCGGTGGCGCGGCGATCGCGCAGGCGAGCCGTTCGGCGCTCGACGCCGTGCTCGCTGCACCACCGCTGCCGCGTATCAAGAAGTGAACCGGGCGCCGCGCAGGATGGCGCGCCGCCTGAGTCTCACAAGGCCGACAGATACGCCGCGAGCGCCTCGATGTCGGCGTTCTTGAGGTTGCGCGTGTAGGCCGCCATGCGCGGATCGACGCGTTCGCCGCCGCCGTCGCGGTAGCGCTTCAACGAATCCTCGAGGTATTGCACCTGCTGCCCGGCGA is from Thiobacillus denitrificans ATCC 25259 and encodes:
- a CDS encoding serine/threonine protein kinase codes for the protein MTDSPHPYAALTPDLILHALDATGLAADGRLLALNSYENRVYQAGVEDGSAVVVKFYRPQRWTDAAILEEHAFTVELAAREIPVVAPLQLHDATLLHHAGFRFAVYPKQGGRPPEFDRAGTLERMGRFLGRIHAVGAQGRYAHRPTLDLASFGLASRDFLRAGQWLPGGLRAAWDSVVEHALTSVAHCYERAGAVRAIRLHGDCHAGNVLWTDGGPHFVDFDDSRMGPAVQDLWMLLAGERDEQQAQMNAVLTGYEDFMEFDTRELHLIEALRTLRLIHYAAWLARRWGDPAFLAAFPWFNTEHYWQARILELREQIALMDEPPLVA
- a CDS encoding N-acetylglutaminylglutamine amidotransferase, which encodes MCGIAGELRFDDRAPDAATMTRMLARLARRGPDAEGQHAAGPLRLGHRRLAIIDLSPRSAQPMVDAATGTALVFNGTIYNYPELRAELIALGHAFHSDGDTEVILRAYLEWGERCVERLHGMFAFAIWHRDELFLARDRLGIKPLYYSENAGSLRFASTPQALLAAGEVDTGLDAVALHHLFTLHAVVPAPRTILNGVRKLAPGTTLTVNLRGELRHRSYWSLHAQRPAETRSEAEWTDAIHDALRRAVQKRIEIADVKVGVLLSGGLDSSLLVALLAELGVSDLMTFSVGFEDHPEERGNEFEYSDPVAAMYGTRHHKYLIPNSEVLRRLPEAVGEMSEPMFAQDAVAFYLLAEQVSRTVKVVQSGQGADEVFGGYFWYPRMAAEAEGSALDRFRRHYFDRDHAEFLELADPRYHGPDYTGELIAARLAEPFADEFIDQVLRTDTTMLITDDPVKRVDNMTMAWGLEARVPFLDHTLVELAATMPPAMKLASEGKHVLKRIARGRVPDAVIDRKKGYFPMPALKYVRGEFLDFMRDILDSQACRQRGLYRRAYVEHLLDAPEQHHTRIQGSKLWHLALLEYWLQTHV
- a CDS encoding DUF2237 family protein; this encodes MSEARNVLGGLLQVCSASPLTGFTREGVCHTGPHDVGSHTVCAQMTEAFLDYALQCGNDLVTPAPEHDFPGLKPGDRWCLCAVHWLDAAEAGVAPPVILDATHERALAGIALGDLKYHALRYPDYPGPDDAGA
- a CDS encoding lytic murein transglycosylase, producing MSESRARTFAARLRAARPDIAAALAVVVALAFPAHAEETDFDTWLAAFRDEAQAQGISPATLASALDGIEPVERVIELDRRQPEFLQTFAAYLARRVTSEQVDRGQTMLEAHADLFDAVETRYGVAANVLAAFWGLETRYGAFKGGLNIPASLATLAYDGRRSAFFRKELLDALRIIDAGHVTAPEMNGSWAGAMGHMQFMPSTFRAYAVDADGDARIDLWQSLPDAMNSAANYLSRAGWRSGEPIAVEVTLPPDFDLRKARAGHRQPVADWAAAGVRAASGCTLPQVNGKAGIVLPQGWEGPAFMVFDNFDVVMRWNRSVSYALTVAQLAQQLADGDGLVHPAVEEAALSLVQVKLLQQALNELGFDAGEPDGVLGPQTQAALRRYQVVHALPADGYPGSAVMAHVARTHAAAFPRAEPEPEAEPPSFDVNPH